CGCCCCTGGCGCTCGACATCCCCGGGACGCTGGACGCGCCCGGTGGCGACACCTGGACCGGCACCTGGGGCTGCCCCGCCACGCTGCCGTTCGCGAGCGATTCCACGCTGCTCGCCAACGGGTACCTGGCCGACAGCCTCCACGCGGGAAGCCTGCGGGTAACCCGGACGACGGCGGTGGACTAGGGCGCCTCGCGGCGGGAATCCCCTAGATTCCTGCATGCGCGTCCTCCTCGTCCACGGCCTCGGCCGCACCCCCGCGAGCCTCGCCCTGCTGCACCGGGCGCTGCGGCGGGCGGGGCACGCGCCGGCCTCCTTTGCCTACTATGCCTTTGCCCAGTCGTATGAGGGGATCCGGCGCCGCCTGGTGGCGCAGCTGCAGACGTGGGCCGCGGCGCCGGACCCGGTGGCCCTGATCGGCCACTCCCTGGGCGGGCTGCTGCTCCGCCACGCCCTCGCGGACGTCCCCACCCTGCCGGTGCATCACCTCATCATGCTGGGCACGCCCAACCGGCCGCCGCGGCGCGCGGTGCGCGCCATCCGCTGGCTGCCGTTCCGGGTCTTTGCCCGAAGCTGCGGCGCGGTGCTGGCTTCCGAACGTGCCTACGCCGACATCCCCGAGCCCCGGGTGCCGTACACCCTCATCTCCGGGACCGCGGGATACCGGCTGCTGGGCCGCCCGTTTCGGGGCGAGCCGCACGACGGATTCGTGGCGGTGGGCGAGACGCTGATCCGCGACGCCGACCAGCCGGTGCTCCTGCCGGTGGACCACACCTTCATGATGAACGACCCGCAGCTGCAGCGGATCGTGCTCCAGCTGCTTGACGGCGACCGCGACCCGCCCGGCGGCCCGTCCACTTGAGGGGTGCAAGCCGCCTCGTGCCCCCCACACCCGCTCCCTTCAGCCAAAGGACCCGCATGCCCGGCCCCGCCGCCCCCGATCCATCCCGCACCGCCCGCCGCATCACCACGGTCCTCGCCGCGCTGTACATCCCGCTGTCGCTCTCGGGACTGCAGGGGCTCCGGCGAGGCAGCGAGGGGTATCCGCTCCCGAACATCCTGACGGATCTCGGCTTCACGGCGCTGACGGTGGTGCTGCTGGTCGGCCTCTGGCGGGGG
The Gemmatimonadota bacterium DNA segment above includes these coding regions:
- a CDS encoding alpha/beta hydrolase; translation: MRVLLVHGLGRTPASLALLHRALRRAGHAPASFAYYAFAQSYEGIRRRLVAQLQTWAAAPDPVALIGHSLGGLLLRHALADVPTLPVHHLIMLGTPNRPPRRAVRAIRWLPFRVFARSCGAVLASERAYADIPEPRVPYTLISGTAGYRLLGRPFRGEPHDGFVAVGETLIRDADQPVLLPVDHTFMMNDPQLQRIVLQLLDGDRDPPGGPST